In Quercus robur chromosome 10, dhQueRobu3.1, whole genome shotgun sequence, a genomic segment contains:
- the LOC126702204 gene encoding protein NUCLEAR FUSION DEFECTIVE 4-like yields MEWLTLSNRWMATVASMWIQFSIGSYTFGVYSSVLKSSQGYDQSTLETVAVFRDIGSSAGVLSGVLYTAVTHGNSYSGFCGPWLVHLAGAIQNFLGNFLTWAAVVGLIKRPPVPLMCLFMFFSSHSMPFFNTANTVSGVHNFPDYSGTIVGIMKGCTGISGAILIQAYNTFNKGEPSTFLLMLALWPTFVSLVLMLLVRNYKANTSDDKKYLNGFSALALIIAGYLMIMIILENIFSLPLWARIFSFVLLLLLLASPLGIAIKAQKEDSKGFVETLPFESNTSMENPKSVCSSSDSFVAKDLAYHELPSGEGQVNTALDDTILFDEEGGMNLLQAMCTVNFWLLFIAMVCGMGSTEAVLNNLSQIGQSLNYTTVEVNNFVSLWSIWNCLGRVGVGYLSDYLLHTRGLARPLLMAITLATIGIGNIVIATGFPGTLYVGSIIMGICDGSQWSLMPTITSDLFGVRHMGTIFNTIGIACPLGSYIFSVRVIGYIYDKEAGGDDHSCFGARCFMSSFFIMASLAFLGFLFVVALFQRTKSFYMLRRLKHSLK; encoded by the exons ATGGAGTGGCTGACGCTGAGCAACAGATGGATGGCTACAGTGGCAAGCATGTGGATCCAGTTTAGCATCGGTTCATACACCTTCGGCGTCTACTCCTCAGTCCTGAAATCAAGCCAAGGCTATGACCAATCAACTCTGGAAACTGTGGCTGTTTTCAGAGACATAGGCTCAAGTGCTGGAGTCCTTTCTGGGGTTCTATACACAGCCGTAACACACGGTAATAGTTACTCTGGTTTTTGTGGGCCATGGCTAGTCCACCTTGCCGGAGCAATCCAGAATTTCTTGGGGAATTTTCTAACGTGGGCTGCTGTCGTGGGATTAATCAAACGGCCTCCGGTGCCATTGATGTGTCTGTTTATGTTCTTTTCAAGTCATTCTATGCCGTTCTTTAACACAGCCAATACGGTATCTGGTGTACATAACTTCCCTGATTATAGTGGGACCATTGTGGGCATCATGAAG GGATGTACAGGAATTAGTGGAGCAATACTAATTCAAGCATATAACACATTCAACAAGGGCGAGCCCAGCACATTCCTTCTAATGCTTGCTCTCTGGCCGACGTTTGTCTCCCTTGTGCTTATGCTTTTAGTGCGAAATTATAAAGCCAACACAAGTGATGATAAGAAGTACTTGAATGGTTTCTCTGCACTTGCTCTAATCATTGCCGGTTATCTCATGATCAtgataattttagaaaacatTTTTAGTTTACCTTTATGGGCACGCATATTCTCCTTTGTACTTCTTTTGCTTCTACTCGCATCACCTCTTGGAATTGCAATCAAAGCTCAGAAGGAGGACTCCAAGGGATTTGTAGAAACACTTCCCTTTGAGAGTAATACTTCAATGGAGAACCCCAAGTCAGTGTGTTCCTCGTCTGACTCATTTGTAGCAAAGGATCTAGCATATCATGAATTACCTAGTGGTGAGGGTCAAGTTAATACTGCTTTAGATGATACAATTCTATTTGATGAAGAGGGTGGTATGAATCTTTTGCAAGCCATGTGCACTGTAAACTTCTGGTTGTTGTTTATTGCAATGGTATGTGGAATGGGCTCTACGGAGGCTGTGCTTAACAACTTGAGCCAAATAGGACAATCTCTCAATTATACAACTGTGGAGGTGAATAATTTCGTCTCTTTATGGAGCATATGGAATTGTCTTGGCCGTGTTGGAGTTGGGTATTTATCAGATTATTTACTACACACAAGAGGCTTGGCAAGACCATTGTTGATGGCTATTACTTTAGCAACAATAGGTATTGGCAACATTGTTATTGCTACTGGATTTCCTGGAACACTATATGTGGGTTCGATCATAATGGGCATTTGTGATGGTTCACAGTGGTCATTAATGCCCACTATCACTTCGGATTTATTTGGAGTTAGGCATATGGGTACCATTTTCAACACTATAGGCATAGCATGTCCTCTTGGATCATATATTTTCTCTGTTAGAGTTATTGGCTATATTTACGATAAGGAAGCAGGTGGTGATGATCACTCCTGTTTTGGTGCTCGATGCTTTATGTCATCTTTTTTTATCATGGCATCCTTGGCTTTCCTGggatttctttttgttgttgcatTGTTCCAACGTACTAAGAGCTTCTATATGCTCAGAAGATTAAAGCATTCTTTAAAATGA
- the LOC126704210 gene encoding uncharacterized protein LOC126704210, with product MSAARLPAEHDDQESKKAKKIASPLLGFSDEDKVRIIQPHDDALVVTLRIGGYDVKRVLVDQGSAVEVMYSDLYKGLNLRPEDLTAYDSPLVSFEGKTITPRGQIRLLIQTGSDVVEVDFIIVDAYSPYTAIIARPWLHALGVVSSTLHQNVKYPFEG from the coding sequence ATGTCTGCAGCTCGGCTTCCCGCCGAACATGACGATCAGGAGTCCAAAAAGGCCAAAAAGATAGCCTCACCCCTGCTGGGCTTCTCGGACGAAGATAAGGTTAGAATCATCCAACCCCACGATGATGCTCTCGTTGTCACGCTCAGGATTGGAGgatatgatgtgaagagagtgCTAGTAGATCAGGGTAGCGCTGTGGAAGTAATGTACTCCGACCTATATAAGGGGCTGAATTTAAGACCTGAGGACTTAACGGCATACGATTCCCCTCTAGTGAGCTTCGAAGGGAAGACCATTACTCCAAGGGGCCAGATCAGACTGCTCATACAAACAGGTTCGgacgtggtggaggtggatttcATCATAGTTGatgcttattcaccctacacagctattATAGCTAGGccttggcttcatgccctaGGAGTTGTCTCTTCTACCCTGCACCAAAATGTGAAGTACCCGTTTGAGGGCTAG